The following nucleotide sequence is from Deltaproteobacteria bacterium.
CCCTATCTCTGGTGGGTAAGCTTGATAAGGATTAAAAAATAAAAAGGAGGAACACAAATCATGGCTATGACAGTGCATCTTGAATTATTGGCCAATGGCACCAAGATTGATGGTGACTCGACAATTCTTTCCATGGGCAGGGAGAACACCATAGAATGCCTTTCATTTGAGGATTCCGTGCGAACGGCGCGTGAGGCTTCATCGGGCATGGCGAGTGGCGAGAGAACGTATGAACCAGTCAGGATTACGAAGCGCATTGACAAAAGTTCGCCGTTGTTGGCCAAGGCCTTGTGTAATAACGAGGCTATAGAGGCCACGTTCCGGTTTTTCAGGCCGAGCCCTGCTGGTGATGGAACCACCCAACAATTTTTCACCGTCAAGATCGATGAAGCAAGGATTAATTCGGTCGTTCGAGTCAGTCCGGATGTCATTGACCCGGCTGCTGCGAATGCCCCGCCCACAGAGGAAGTGACCTTCGTCTTTGGGTATATTCAGTGGACCTATGAGCCTGACGGGGTCGAACATATTGATCACTGGTCACAAAGAACTTAGTTTTTTGTTGGCCGTTCCAGCGCGTCGTGAGTGATGCCTTTTTTACGCGCAAGGAGATATCTTATACAAATGAATAGCAGGAGGATCGGCAGGTTCCATCGGGAACTGGAAGCTAACCGTTAACGGCCAATGCGCGAAGACAGACTCCTTGAAAGGATCAGAGCCTGGCAAGAGGAGCCGGAGAACCGGACAAGGAAAGACCCAAAAAGGGTCGTCGATTCCGTATTAAACCACCTCCAGCGAATTCTCAACACCAGGCAGGGTAGTGTGCCTATCGGGGAAGATTACGGTGTGCCCGACTTTACCGACCTCGTGAGCGCTTACCCTGATGGCGTGAGGGAGTTTGAGAGGTCGATTAGGCAGACAATACAAAAGTATGAACCCCGCTTGAAGGCAGTCCGGGTTCATTTTGTTCCGCTAGAAGATGATGTCCTTTCCTTGGGTTTTCAGATTACCGGCAGATTGGCAACAGAGGACCACAAGGAGTCTATCGTTTTTCAGAGTGTTGTTGGCTCTGGCGGGAAAATCAGTGTTAGACGGTAAGCGGTTAGAGGTTGGAGGTTGGAGGCAGGACGCTCCTCCAACCTCCATCCGTGCACAGCGCCCGGCGAAGCAGGCTTCCACCTTGACTAGAAAAGCAACTTTAGACAATGTAACCAATTCAACGAATATCCATGTTTAACCGCTATTTCCAAGATGAACTCGACAATCTTAGAGATCTCGGGGAAGCTTTTTCTAAAGCGCATCCTGCCGTGGCCCCCATGCTCAGTGGTCCAGCGAGCGACCCGGATGTGGAACGTCTCCTTGAGGGGGTTGCTTTCCTCACGGGTTTGCTCAGGCAGAAGCTCGACGATGAATTTCCGGAAATTATCCACGAACTGATTCACTTGATTTGGCCCCACTACCTGAGGCCCATCCCTTGCGCGACAATTGTTGCTTTCAGCCCGAAGCCCACCCTCAAGCAGTCTATGACCATACCTGCCGGAGTTCAGATTGCGTCGGTGCCGGTAGAAGGGACGTCTTGTATCTTCAGGACCTGCTACGATGTGGAGCTCCACCCCATCAATCTCATAGAGGCTTCTTTTTCTGAACCTTCCGGCCGGCCTCCTGCGATCAAGCTTGTCTTGGAGTTGCGTGGTTCCAAGCTCTCTGATTGGCAGCCGCGAGCCTTGCGCTTCTTTCTCACAGGCAACTATGCCGATGCGGCAGACCTCTA
It contains:
- the hcp gene encoding type VI secretion system tube protein Hcp: MAMTVHLELLANGTKIDGDSTILSMGRENTIECLSFEDSVRTAREASSGMASGERTYEPVRITKRIDKSSPLLAKALCNNEAIEATFRFFRPSPAGDGTTQQFFTVKIDEARINSVVRVSPDVIDPAAANAPPTEEVTFVFGYIQWTYEPDGVEHIDHWSQRT
- the tssE gene encoding type VI secretion system baseplate subunit TssE, which codes for MREDRLLERIRAWQEEPENRTRKDPKRVVDSVLNHLQRILNTRQGSVPIGEDYGVPDFTDLVSAYPDGVREFERSIRQTIQKYEPRLKAVRVHFVPLEDDVLSLGFQITGRLATEDHKESIVFQSVVGSGGKISVRR